A single genomic interval of Scylla paramamosain isolate STU-SP2022 chromosome 4, ASM3559412v1, whole genome shotgun sequence harbors:
- the LOC135100153 gene encoding collagen alpha-1(VIII) chain-like, which translates to MAALTLLLVFILYAGVTVATSNASLPRGPKGDIGAPGFPGPPGQKGERGPEGIPGEKGMPGRDGLPGPPGPKGDHGLPGQQGIPGQHGFPGMKGSPGLPGGLPGEKGDIGLPGEKGFAGLPGLPGGSPGKKGEAGQPGEKGSLGPSGSKGLDGRPGIPGRPGLPGPPGAPGIVYCSKHSSGPSDEPCPDPCDTRVGDQCTKNQYCYKLRNALEREVKYFLAESSISSLSKTWFVVVDAGVRQRNAIGISVFCFCVGEWWIVRGAKWSCCWRSSCTQEELLSLLWMNFLHVGQKAKEGERGPPGFPGKKGEPGSSGPWQVKGIPGEDGVPGLPGRKGEKGIEGIIGLPGLVGLPGLTGEIGDPGLPGPTW; encoded by the exons ATGGCCGCACTGACGCTGCTGTTGGTGTTCATCCTTTACGCAGGAGTTACTGTCGCTACGTCGAATGCATCCCTTCCACGTGGACCAAAAGGCGATATAGGTGCTCCTGGTTTCCCTGGCCCACCTGGGCAAAAAGGCGAAAGAGGTCCTGAAGGTATCCCTGGGGAAAAGGGTATGCCAGGTAGAGATGGTTTACCTGGTCCTCCTGGGCCTAAAGGCGACCATGGATTACCTGGCCAACAAGGTATACCGGGGCAGCATGGTTTTCCTGGAATGAAAGGGTCCCCTGGATTGCCTGGTGGTTTACCTGGTGAAAAAGGTGATATTGGTCTACCTGGTGAAAAGGGCTTTGCAGGTTTGCCTGGATTGCCTGGTGGTTCACCTGGTAAAAAAGGCGAGGCTGGTCAACCTGGTGAAAAGGGTTCTCTTGGTCCCAGTGGTTCAAAGGGACTTGACGGTCGGCCGGGAATACCGGGACGACCGGGTCTCCCTGGTCCCCCGGGTGCTCCAGGCATCGTGTACTGTTCAAAGCATTCGAGTGGTCCATCGGATGAACCCTGCCCTGATCCATGTGACACTAGGGTTGGCGATCAGTGCACCAAGAACCAATACTGCTATAAACTCCGGAACGCTTtggaaagagaagtgaaataC TTCCTGGCTGAATCCTCCATCTCCTCACTCTCGAAGACT TGGTTCGTGGTTGTAGATGCAGGTGTGCGTCAGCGAAATGCCATTGGgatatctgtgttttgtttctgtGTTGGAGAATGGTGGATTGTGAGGGGTGCAAAGTGGAGT TGTTGCTGGCGTTCATCCTGTACGCAGGAAGAGTTACTGTCGTTACTTTGGATGAATTTCCTCCACGTGGGCCAAAAGGCGAAAGAGGGTGAAAGGGGTCCTCCTGGTTTTCCTGGGAAGAAAGGCGAACCAGGTTCTAGTGGTCCTTGGCAGGTAAAAGGCATACCAGGTGAAGATGGTGTGCCTGGTCTTCCTGGACGTAAAGGCGAGAAAGGGATAGAAGGAATTATTGGTTTACCAGGATTAGTTGGTTTGCCTggattaacaggagaaataggcGACCCTGGATTGCCTGGTCCCACCTGGTGA